The following coding sequences are from one Panthera leo isolate Ple1 chromosome E1, P.leo_Ple1_pat1.1, whole genome shotgun sequence window:
- the LOC122207077 gene encoding keratin-associated protein 9-1-like, with protein sequence MTHSCCSSCCQPTCCRTTCCRTTCCQPSGCGSSGHGSSCCQPCCRPTCCHTTCCRTTCCQPSCCGCSGCGHNGGGSSGCGSGCCQPCCCPACCHTTCCRTTCCQPSCCGCGGCGHNGGGSSGCGSGCCQPCCCPACCHTTCCRTTCCQPSCCGSSGCGHNCGGSSGCGSSCCQPCCCPTYCRTTCCRTTCCQPSCCGSSGCGSSGCGQNCCGSRCCQPGC encoded by the coding sequence ATGACCCACTCGTGCTGCTCCTCTTGCTGCCAGCCTACGTGCTGCaggaccacctgctgccggaccacctgctgccagcccagcggCTGTGGGTCCAGCGGCCATGggtccagctgctgccagccttgctgccgcCCAACTTGCTGTCAcaccacctgctgccggaccacctgctgccagcccagctgctgtgggTGTAGCGGCTGTGGACACAACGGCGGTGGGTCTAGCGGCTGTGGTTCaggctgctgccagccttgctgctgcCCAGCTTGCTGTCAcaccacctgctgccggaccacctgctgccagcccagctgctgtgggTGTGGCGGCTGTGGACACAACGGCGGTGGGTCTAGCGGCTGTGGTTCaggctgctgccagccttgctgctgcCCAGCTTGCTGTCAcaccacctgctgccggaccacctgctgccagcccagctgctgtgggTCCAGCGGCTGTGGACACAACTGCGGTGGGTCTAGCGGCTGTGGGTCgagctgctgccagccttgctgctgcCCAACTTACTGTCGcaccacctgctgccggaccacctgctgccagcccagctgttGTGGGTCCAGCGGCTGTGGGTCCAGCGGCTGTGGACAAAACTGCTGTGGGTCCCGCTGCTGCCAGCCAGGTTGCTGA
- the LOC122205869 gene encoding keratin-associated protein 9-1-like, giving the protein MTHSCCSSCCQPTCCRTTCCRTTCCQPSGCGSSGHGSSCCQPCCRPTCCHTTCCRTTCCQPSCCGCSGCGHNGGGSSGCGSGCCQPCCCPTCCHTTCCRTTCCQPSCCGCGGCGHNGGGSNGCGSGCCQPCCCPACCHTTCCRTTCCQPSCCGSSGCGHNCGGSSGCGSSCCQPCCCPTYCRTTCCRTTCCQPSCCGSSGCGSSGCGQNCCGSRCCQPGC; this is encoded by the coding sequence ATGACCCACTCGTGCTGCTCCTCTTGCTGCCAGCCTACGTGCTGCaggaccacctgctgccggaccacctgctgccagcccagcggCTGTGGGTCCAGCGGCCATGggtccagctgctgccagccttgctgccgcCCAACTTGCTGTCAcaccacctgctgccggaccacctgctgccagcccagctgctgtgggTGTAGCGGCTGTGGACACAACGGCGGTGGGTCTAGCGGCTGTGGTTCaggctgctgccagccttgctgctgcCCAACTTGCTGTCAcaccacctgctgccggaccacctgctgccagcccagctgctgtgggTGTGGCGGCTGTGGACACAACGGCGGTGGGTCTAACGGCTGTGGTTCaggctgctgccagccttgctgctgcCCAGCTTGCTGTCAcaccacctgctgccggaccacctgctgccagcccagctgctgtgggTCCAGCGGCTGTGGACACAACTGCGGTGGGTCTAGCGGCTGTGGGTCgagctgctgccagccttgctgctgcCCAACTTACTGTCGcaccacctgctgccggaccacctgctgccagcccagctgttGTGGGTCCAGCGGCTGTGGGTCCAGCGGCTGTGGACAAAACTGCTGTGGGTCCCGCTGCTGCCAGCCAGGTTGCTGA
- the LOC122207084 gene encoding keratin-associated protein 9-3-like, with protein sequence MTHSCCSSCCQPTCCRTTCCRTTCCQPSGCGSSGHGSSCCQPCCRPTCCQTTCCRTTCCRPSCCGSSGCGHNCGGSSGCGSSCCQPCCRPTCCHTTCCRTTCCRTTCCQPSCCGCSGCGHNCGGSSGCGSSCCQSCCRPTCCHTTCCRTTCCQPSCCGSSGCGQNCCGSHCCQPVCCTPVYCTRTCYHPTCCCLPGCLAQGSGSCCQPSCC encoded by the coding sequence ATGACCCACTCGTGCTGCTCCTCTTGCTGCCAGCCTACGTGCTGCaggaccacctgctgccggaccacctgctgccagcccagcggCTGTGGGTCCAGCGGCCATGggtccagctgctgccagccttgctgccgcCCAACTTGCTGTCAAaccacctgctgccggaccacctgctgccggCCCAGCTGCTGTGGGTCCAGCGGCTGTGGACACAACTGCGGTGGGTCTAGcggctgtggctccagctgctgccagccttgctgccgcCCAACTTGCTGTCATACCACCTGCTGCAGGACCACCTGCTGTAGGACCActtgctgccagcccagctgctgtgggTGTAGCGGCTGTGGACACAACTGCGGTGGGTCTAGCGGCTGTGGGTCGAGCTGCTGCCAGTCTTGCTGCCGCCCAACTTGCTGTCATaccacctgctgccggaccacctgctgccagcccagctgttGTGGGTCCAGCGGCTGTGGACAAAACTGCTGTGGGTCCCACTGCTGCCAGCCAGTTTGCTGTACCCCTGTGTACTGCACGAGAACCTGCTACCACCCCACCTGCTGCTGCCTGCCTGGGTGCCTAGCCCAGGGCTCTGGATCCTGCTGCCAGCCTTCTTGCTGCTGA
- the LOC122207094 gene encoding keratin-associated protein 9-2-like, giving the protein MTHSCCSSCCQPTCCRTTCCQTTCCQPSCCGSSGCGHNCGGSSGCGSSCCQPCCCPTCCQTTCCRTTCCQPSCCGSSCCGSSCCGQNCCGSHCCQPVCCTPVYCTRTCYHPTCCCLPGCLAQGCGSCCQPSCC; this is encoded by the coding sequence ATGACCCACTCGTGCTGCTCCTCTTGCTGCCAGCCTACGTGCTGcaggaccacctgctgccagaccacctgctgccagcccagctgctgtgggTCCAGCGGCTGTGGACACAACTGCGGTGGGTCTAGCGGCTGTGggtccagctgctgccagccttgctgctgcCCAACTTGCTGTCAAaccacctgctgccggaccacctgctgccagcccagtTGTTGTGGGTCAAGCTGCTGTGGGTCCAGCTGCTGTGGGCAAAACTGCTGTGGGTCCCACTGCTGTCAGCCAGTTTGCTGTACCCCCGTGTACTGCACGAGAACCTGCTACCACCCCACCTGCTGCTGCCTGCCTGGGTGCCTAGCCCAAGGCTGTGGATCCTGCTGCCAGCCCTCCTGCTGCTGA